One Halobaculum sp. CBA1158 DNA segment encodes these proteins:
- the lrpA1 gene encoding HTH-type transcriptional regulator LrpA1 has product MSTTSTADRILEALEEDAQASYAEIADRAGVSKPTVRKYINQLEDEGVIVGYSAEIDPKKLSGQTIALVGIEVDSERYVEATRALRELDSVVSLYTSSGDHMFMAEVRASDGDELGDVISEEIGGIDGVTAAHPSVLQERLK; this is encoded by the coding sequence ATGAGCACGACCTCTACGGCCGATCGCATCCTCGAAGCGCTCGAGGAGGATGCGCAGGCCTCCTACGCCGAGATCGCCGACCGCGCCGGCGTCTCCAAGCCGACCGTCCGCAAATACATCAACCAACTGGAAGACGAGGGCGTCATCGTCGGCTACTCCGCGGAGATCGACCCGAAGAAGCTCTCGGGGCAGACGATCGCGCTCGTCGGTATCGAGGTCGACAGCGAGCGCTACGTGGAAGCAACGCGCGCCCTGAGAGAGTTGGACTCCGTCGTCTCGCTGTACACGTCCTCCGGCGACCACATGTTCATGGCCGAGGTCCGCGCGTCCGACGGCGACGAACTGGGCGATGTCATCTCGGAGGAGATCGGCGGCATCGACGGCGTCACCGCCGCTCACCCGTCGGTACTGCAGGAGCGGCTCAAGTAA